The following proteins come from a genomic window of Methylorubrum populi:
- a CDS encoding adenosine kinase, translated as MSQSLDLLVLGNAIVDLIAHADEDFLVQQGVAKGAMQLIDEPRAENLFEVMGPATVVSGGSGANTAVGAALLGAKTGFVGKVHEDELGRLFSHDLKATGVRFDVPAATEGPATARCFILVTPDGERTMNTYLGACQGLSPDDVDEATVRSARVTYLEGYLWDPPAAKDAFRKAVKVAHSAGNAVALTLSDAFCVGRYRDEFLELIRNGSIDILFANIGELQSLYQTDDPDAAVAALREERGVKGTHLLGLVTRSAQGALVVRGGEVRAVDAFPAREVVDTTGAGDLFAAGFLAGYTRGIDYVASARLGALAAAEVIEHIGARPQRDLLALAREHRLI; from the coding sequence ATGTCCCAATCCCTCGACCTTCTCGTCCTCGGCAACGCCATCGTCGATCTCATCGCCCATGCCGACGAGGATTTCCTCGTCCAGCAGGGCGTGGCGAAGGGCGCGATGCAGCTCATCGACGAGCCGCGGGCCGAGAACCTCTTCGAGGTGATGGGGCCGGCCACCGTCGTCTCTGGCGGCTCGGGCGCCAACACGGCGGTCGGCGCGGCGCTGCTCGGCGCCAAGACCGGCTTCGTCGGCAAGGTGCACGAGGACGAACTCGGCCGGCTGTTCAGCCACGACCTGAAGGCGACCGGCGTGCGCTTCGACGTGCCCGCCGCCACCGAGGGCCCGGCCACCGCCCGCTGCTTCATCCTGGTGACGCCCGATGGCGAGCGCACCATGAACACCTATCTCGGCGCCTGCCAGGGCCTCTCCCCCGACGACGTGGACGAGGCCACGGTCCGCTCGGCCCGCGTCACCTATCTCGAAGGTTATCTGTGGGATCCGCCCGCCGCCAAGGATGCGTTCCGCAAGGCGGTGAAGGTCGCGCATTCCGCCGGCAACGCCGTCGCGCTGACCCTGTCGGACGCCTTCTGCGTCGGCCGCTACCGCGACGAGTTCCTCGAACTCATCCGCAACGGCAGCATCGACATCCTGTTCGCCAATATCGGCGAGCTGCAGAGCCTCTACCAAACGGACGACCCGGATGCGGCGGTCGCGGCGCTGCGCGAGGAGCGCGGCGTCAAGGGCACGCACCTGCTCGGCCTCGTCACCCGCTCGGCTCAGGGCGCGCTCGTGGTGCGCGGCGGCGAGGTGCGGGCGGTGGACGCCTTCCCGGCGCGCGAGGTGGTCGACACCACGGGAGCGGGCGATCTGTTCGCGGCGGGCTTCCTGGCCGGCTACACCCGCGGCATCGATTACGTGGCCTCGGCCCGTCTCGGTGCGCTCGCGGCGGCCGAGGTGATCGAGCATATCGGCGCCC